The DNA window GCAGTGCGGACGTCAGCAGTGCAAAGGCCTGGGACTTGCTGATCGATTTCTCCGATACGAGCGTGATCGTGCCTTTTACGCGAGGATCGATCAGGAACGTGATATTGGTGTAATGCCCTACCGCCTTGATGACGGATTCGATATCGGCACCGACGAAGTTCAGCGCGGCTTCATCCTGCGGCGCCGCCCAGGCCGGCCCCATGGAAGAGGACAGCACGCAGCACAGCAGCGCGCCGGCGGACAGGCGCCGCAGCGCGGGAAGTTGGTATTTGCTTGCAGTTTTCATTATCTGAACTCGAGTGCGATGATGTTTTTGCCGCCGATATTGCGGCGCTGGCCCAGCAGGTTGAGCAGGTTGCCCAGGGTGTCTTCATAGCCGGCGGCCGCTTCGGCCTGGCCGGAAAATTGCAACCGGCCGTTGCGCAGCTGGCCGCTGCCGGTCAGCAGCAGCGGCCCTTTCACGGATGTCAGCGCGACGGCGGCCTGCTGGCCCTTCCAGTCCAGCGCCAGCTGGTAGCTGCCCAATGGCCGGATCGGCGCCAGGCGCGACGACATGTCGCCCATCTGCAGCGTGGTGACGCCGTTGACCAGGAAGGCCTTGTTTTCCAGCGCGAGCGCCAGCGACGTCCACGCCAGTTGCAGCCGGCCGGACAGCGCGAGCGTGTTCAGCGGCGCCCCCAGGCCGGCCAAGCCATCGGCCGGCAACTTCAGCGCGGCAGGGCTCAGTTGCCAGGCGCGCCAGCTGCCCGTGAAGTTGACGGGTTGCGTCAGCGCTTCCGGATTGTCCAGTTCCATGCGCACGCTGCCCAGCAGCGACAGCGGCGACAGCTTCCAGGCGAAGCGCCCCGGCAGCAGCGGCGTCACGGCGCTGTTGCCGCTGGCGGCACCGCCGACGAAGGCCGAGCCGCGCCACAGCGTGCCTTGCGCATCGCCCAGCGTGAGCCGCCCGCCGGTCTGCTTTTCCACCAGCGCGGCCACCCAGCTCGCCGGGAAGAAGACGAGCAGCGTGAAGACCGCGGTGATGGCGATCGCCAGCAGCCACAGGAAGGTGCGCTTCATCGGCTGCCCGCTTCCTGGCGCAGCGTCAGCGTGGCGTCGACGAGGCCCGCGCTGTCTTCCTTGCCGCCCGGCGTGCCGATCTTAGCTTCCTGCACCGCCAGCCGTTCTTCGCGCCGCGCGGCATCGAGCCACGTGACGAGGCCGGCGAACTGCACGCCCTTGAAGTCCACTTTCACGTAGTCGCCGGTCACGGCAAGGTTTTGCGGATCCAGGCCGCGCGCCGCCAGCGTCGCGTTCAGCCGGTCGCGCGACAGCGGCTGCACCTGTGCCGGCGCCTGCGCCCCCAACTGCGCTGCCTGCGCGGCCAGTGCCTGCATCTCCGCCGTTTGCTGGCGCAGTGCCGGCAGTTCCTTGCGCAGCCGTTCACGGCCCGTCAGCGCCGGGTCGACCAGGATCGCATACACCAGCGCCAGGCCGACGACGATGCTGCCGGCCGTGAGAAAGCGGCGTTCCTGTTCCGTGCGTGCGCTCCAGAATCCCGCGGCCGATGCGCGAAGGCCGGCAAGTCCATTTCTTACATCGCTCACGATTTGCCTCCCGCACGCAGTTCCCATGTTCCCGCGCCCGTTTCCGTCAACGTCAATCCCCGTGGCGCCAGTTGCGCCTGCACCTGCACCAGGGCGCCCCCATCCACGCTGCCCGGCTTCAACCGCACGATGAGGGCGCGTTCGCGGTACTCGAGGCCGGCCACGACATCGCGCCGTGGCAGCCCTCCGAGCGCCTCGCCGAATGCGGCGGCAAGCGCCGTGAAGTCATCGCTGCCCATTTCGCCGCTGCCCGCCTTGGCGCGGGCGAGATTCCCGCGCAGCTGCGCGGCCGGATCGAGCACCACCTTTTCATTCGGGTAGGCGGCGCGGAAGATCTGCACCATCGACTGGCGCAATCCTTCGGCCTCGCGTTTCATGCGCAGCCATTCCACGTTCAGCGCCACGATATTGACCAGCACCGCCACCAGCGCCAGCCGCAGCGGCCAGCGCCACTGCTTCCAGGCCTGCGCCCGGGCGCCGCTCGCCGCGCCAAGGCCAGCGGCCAGGTCGAGCTGCACGGCCTTGCTGGCCGCGATGCGGTGCGCCCAGTGATCCTCTTCCAGCGTGATACCCGTGACAGTGGGCAGCAGCGATTCATAGTGCGCGCGCTGGGCAGCCGGCACGTACAGCGTGACGGGTGCCTCGCCGGCCAGGGCGCGCAGCACCTCCAGCGCCGCATCGGGCTGCGCCGGCAAAGCCAGGCCAATCCCTTCGTAAGGGCCGGTACGCAATGTCAGCTCCATGCCGCCTTCGTCGTTGGCGAGCAATGCGGACACGCCGCCGGCTGCCAGCGGCAGGCACAGTTGGGCCGGCAGCGCGGACACGGTGCGAGCGCCCTGCTGCACGAGCGCCTTGACCAGCACATCCAGCCAGGCGCGCTGCACCACCGCCACCGTGCGTTCGCTGCCGCCGGGCTGCGCCGGGCCGAGCGCGAACACGCAGTCGGCCGGATCGCCCAGCAATTGTTCCTCGACGAGGTTGGGGATCGCCGCCTTCAGGCGGCTGCCGGTCAACGGCGGCACGGCAGCGCGCAGCAGCGTCACGTCGGCCGCCGCCAACAGCAGCACCACCTTGCGGCTTGCCGCCACCAGGTCGCCCAGCTTGCCCAGCGCGCCGGCGCCCTGCTGCAGCACGTTGCCGCCGTCGCCCACCTGCGCATAGGCGCAGGCGGCGCCGATGTCGGCCGCGGCGGCGCGGGCCGGGTAGTTTATGTAGAGAGTCGTCAAAACGGTTTGCTTTCCTTAGATTTCCCGGATCCACTTCACAGTGGTCCGCGCTCCCTGGGCCGGCGGCAGCCGATAAATCAGTGCCCACGATTCCATGGCGGCCCGGTCCAGCCTTACTTGGCTCAGCACGAGGAAATAGTTGCTGTGCACGCTGACAATCCCCGGCGGTACCGGGTTCTGCAACATGCCGGTAAATTCACTGATGTCATTGAACGGCTTGCGCTTGCGCGATGCGACCACCGACTGGGCCTGGGACAGCGACATGCCTTCGTCGATGGCGGCAAGCACTTCGGCGGGTGCCGTGTTCACGTTGATCCCGGTCGCTTCAGGCAGCACGACCACGAAGTCACGCAGCCGCTCGACGGCCGCTTGCGGAAAGCCCACGGCGAGCAAATCCTCCACGCGCTGGAATGCCAGCGGTGCATTGCCGTTTCCGGCTTGCCCCGCCACCTTGGACCTCATCGCATACTCTGCCGCGGCCCGCGCGAGGCCGGCATCGAGCTGCAGCACAGTCAGCAGCTGCGCAAAGACCTTCACTTCAGGGTCTATGACCGCCTTGACGCCAGCCAGGTTGGTCAGATTGTAACGCGACTGCGCATCGTAGATCTGCCCCTGCAAGGTGGCATCGTAATCCTCGCCCTCGACCCGCTCGCGCTCCACGTACTGGTCCAGCCGCGTTTCCGCCAGCGGTGTGGCCCACACGCCGTCGGCCCGGGTGAAGTTCGGGTAATCCAGGCCGTCCTGCCGCAGGATCAGCCGCGCCCAGTCGAGCGCGCCACGCAGGATCCAGCGTGTCTGCAGGTGCAGCCGCTGGTTTTCCACGGAACGCACCTGCACCTGCTGCTGCCAGAACAGGCTGGCCACGATCGTGACCGCCAGCGTCGTCAACAGCAGTGCGGTGACGACGGCGACGCCGCGCTGGCGCTGCAGGCCGCGCATCATGTATCCCCCAGCAGCAGCACCTTCACCATCGGATTCGGCTCGCGCATCAATTGCAGCGACATTTCCAGGCCATCCGGCTCGTTCACGGCGCCGCCGGTACTGTTCTGCGGCGCGGTCCAGGCACCGTTCACCCATAGGCGCACGCCCATGCCGGACACGCCGGCATGCAGGGCCACGCCCTGCACCGGGTCGGCGTCGGAGACCGCGGCCTGCCACAGCGCATCAAGCTGCACGAGATCGCGCGTGGCGGCCGATTCGCGCCGTGCCAGCACGCCGTCGCGCAGGCGATAGCTGACCACCACCAGTTGCGTGGGGCCCTGGTCGGGTGCATGGGTGCGCACGAAGATCAGCCGCAGGTTGTCGGCCACCAGGTTTTGCCGCTGCCCGATCACGTCCTTGCGGGCCAGCTGTTCCAGGTCGTTCTGCAATTGCGCGAAGGCGAGCTGGACGCCGCGCGTGTGTTCCATCTGCTGCGTCAGCGAGACGCGCGAACGCAGGATGCTGTCCAGCCCTCGCCAGCCCAGCACGGCCACAATGGCCAGGATGGTGATCGCCACCAGCAGTTCGATGAGAGTGAAACCGCGCTGTTTCATCGTTCCTTCAGCACCAGTTGTACCAGCTTGATGATGCGGCGCTGCGGCCTGGCCGCGTCGTACACGGACACTTCCACGCGCCGCAGCAGCGGGTTCGGCGAGATGATCACTTCTTCCTCGCACTGCAGTTGCAGGTCGCCCTGCGGACACGCGAACGATGTCTTGCCGACCGATGGGAACACCTTGCCCAGGCGGATCTGCACCAGGCGGTTCTCGGCCGACCAGGTGGCCATCATCGTCGTGCGCAGGCCTTCGCTGTTGCGGGTCAGGCTGCCGATCGCCTGCAATGCGGCGACCAGCGCGGTGCCGACGATGAACAGGGCCACGAGCACTTCCAGCAGCGTGAAACCCGCCTGCTTCCCGTTTGCGGAACGCTTCATGTCACTCAACCGTGAAATGGCCGATGCCATCGGCCCGCACCGCGGTGCGCACATCGCCATGGGCCAGCGTGAGCACGAACGGCTTGTCGACCGGCTCGCGGCCGAACACGATGCGCATTGGCGCACCGGGAAGATTGGTGGAGGGATCGAGCAGCAGGGTCATCGGGGTACGCTTGAATTCGCGTTCGCGCAGCATGTCGTCTTGCGGCAGCGTCTTCCATTCGCGCCCTTCGCGCACCAGAAAGCGGTAGCCCTGCGCGCCCGCTTCGAATGCGATCGGCCGGTTGCGCACGATCGCCTCGTCGCGCGCCAGTTGCAGCAGTAAGGCCACGCGCTGTGCCTCCTGTTGCATTGCCTGGCGCCCGCTCGGTGCCACGTTCATCGTGACCAGGCCCAGCGTGAGGCCAATGATGACCAGCACCACCAGCAGCTCGATCAGGGTAAAGCCGCGCTGGCGCATCCTGCGGCCCGGGACTTAGTTTTCCCAGGAGCCGATGTCGGCATCCTCGCCGGTACCGCCCGGCTGGCCGTCGGCGCCGGTCGAGAACACGTCCACCTCGCCCTTGATGCCGGGCGACAGGTACTGGTACTGGAAGCCCCATGGATCCTTCGGCATCTTTTCCAGGTAGCCGCCTTCCTTCCAGCCGTTGGCGGCCGGACCGGACGTGGGCTTCACCAGCAGCGCCTGCAGGCCCTGCTCGGTGGTCGGGTACCGGGTGTTATCAAGTTTATACAGTTTCAACGATTGCATGATCGTGGCGATGTCGACCTTCGCCGCGGCGACCTTCGATTCGCCGGTGCGCGACAGCAGCTTCGGCACCACGAGCGCGGCCAGCACGCCCATGATGACGACGACCACCATGATTTCGATGAGGGTGAAACCACGCGCGCGGCGCGTGAGATGGAGACCTTTTTTCATGAAGCTTCAGGGTGACGATGAAAATGCAGAGTGCGGAAGTATAAGCCTGAATTGCTACACGACGGTGAAAAAGGACGTAAAGAGAAGTTACTGGAGAACCGGTGACAGGCACCATTTTCCAGGAAATGTTCCAGGAAAACCGGTGTCTGTCACCGGTTTTGTCAGCGGTTCCGGCTTTACCGGCTTATTGGCCGCAGACCGGGCAGCCGCCGGCGCGGCCCACGCCGATGCTGCTCCACTCCATGCGCAGGCCGTCGAGCAGCAGCAGCCGGCCGGCCAGCGAGGTGCCGATGCCCATCACGATCTTCAATGCCTCGGCCGCCTGCATCGCACCGACGACACCCACCAGCGGCGCGAACACGCCCATCGTCGAACACGCCACGTCCTCGAAGGCCTGGTCCTGCGGGAACAGGCACGAGTAGCATGGCGCACCGTCGTGGCGCGGATCGAAGACGCTGACCTGGCCGTCGAAGCGGATCACGGCGCCGGAAACGAGCGGCACGCGCGCTGCCACGCAGGCGCGGTTGACCGCGTGGCGGGTCGCGAAGTTGTCGGTGCAGTCGAGGACCACGTCGCTTGCCGCCGCCAGTTCGGCAAGGCGGGCATCGTCGACGCGTTCGACCAGCGCGGTCACCTGCACGTCCGGGTTGATCGCGGCAACCGACTCCCGCGCCGACAGCGCCTTGGGTTGGCCGACGCGGGCTGTGGTATGGGCGATCTGGCGCTGCAGGTTCGTGAGATCGACATCGTCGTCGTCGACGATGGTCAGGTGGCCGACACCGGCCGAGGCAAGATACAGCACCGCCGGCGAACCGAGGCCGCCGGCACCGATGACGAGCACGCGTGCGGACAAAAGTTTCTGCTGCCCCTCGATGCCGATCTCGTCGAGGAGGATATGCCGCGAATAGCGCAGCAGCTGCTGGTCGTTCATGCCTTCGCTCATGTGCTCGTTCATGTGCTTACTTCACCTGCGAGGGCGGCGCCTTTTTATCTTCCGGCTTGACCACGTCCGTCTTCGTCTCCGGCTTGACGAGGATTTCCCCGGCGCGTTTTTCCGCCGGCGTATCGGCCTTGGCCAGCTTTACCGGCAAGCCCTTGAAGTGGTTCAGCGCCTGGGCCAGCTGGAAATCGTCCTTGCTGCCGAATTCGACGGGCTTCTGGCTTTTCGCCAGTGCCAGGATGCGCTGCTCTTCTTCCAGCTCGTCATGGCGCACCGGGCGGCTTTCCTTGTCGTCGCCGGACAGGTGTTTTTCCAGGTCGGCTTCGCGCAGGCGCAGGCTGTTCAAGCCGTCGCCTTCGGGTGTTTCATCCACGTGCACGTCCGGTTCGATGCCCTTGGCCTGGATCGCCCGGCCTTTCGGCGTGTAGTAGCGCGCGGTCGTCAGCTTGACGGCCGTATCGGCGGTCAACTGGCGCAGGGTCTGCACCGAGCCCTTGCCGAACGTGGTGCTGCCCATCACGATGGCGCGCTTGTAATCCTGCAGCGCACCGGCCACGATCTCGGAAGCGGAAGCCGAGCCGGCATTGACGAGCACCACCAGCGGCACCGTCTTCACGGCCGCGGGCAGCTTCGCCAGCGGATCGCCCGGGTGGCGACCGGCATAGTATTCCGGCCGCGCGTAGAACGTCTGCTTGGAATCGGCCAGCTGGCCATTGGTGGAAACGACCACGGAATCCTTCGGCAGGAACGCGGCCGATACGCCGATCGCGCCCGGCACCACGCCGCCCGGGTCGTTGCGCAGGTCGAGCACGATGCCCTTGATGTCCGGGTTTTTCTCGTACAGGCTTGACAGCTTCTTGACCATCTCGTCAAGCGTGGGTTCCTGGAACTGCGAGATGCGCAGCCACACGTAGCCCGGTTCCACCACCTTCGCCTTCACGCTCTGCACGCGGATCTCCTCGCGCACGATCGGCACGATGAGCGGCTTGTCGTCGCCCTTGCGCGAAATCGTCAGCACGACCTTGGTGCGCGGCTCGCCGCGCATCTTCTTGATCGACTCATCCAGCGACAGGCCTTTCAATGGCACGTTGTCGATGCGGGTGATCAGGTCGCCGGAGCGGATACCGGCCTTGAACGCGGGCGTATCCTCGATCGGCGATACCACCTTCACGTAGCCATCCTCGGTGGAGACTTCGATGCCGATGCCGACGAACTTGCCCTGCACCGACTCGCGCATTTCGCGGAATGCCTTTTCATCCAGGTACACCGAGTGCGGATCGAGCGACGACACCATGCCGGCGATCGCTTCCTGCAACAGCTTCTTGTCGTCGACGTTTTCCACGTAATCGGTCTTGATCAGGCCGAACACGTCCGACAACTGGCGCAGCTCTTCCAGCGGCAACGGGGCGTCGATCCGCTGGGCGAGCGCGGAAAAGTTCATGGAGGCGGCAACGCCGGCCACCATGCCCAGGCCGATCAGGCCAATACTCTTGAGTTTCTTACCCATTGATTTCCACTGAGGATGTTCCACTGAGGTGCGACGGCGAGGCGGCGGTATCAGGTGCCAGGTGCCAGGTGCCAGGGGCGCTTCCCTGGCACCCCGCCCGGAAAGGGCGCCTGTCACCGGGTTTGTCCGAAGTTTTGTCAGAACTTTTGCCAGAACCTTGGTTAAAACTTCACCCACCCGGCAGGGTCGAACGCCCGGCCCTGGTGGCGCAGCTCGAAGTATAAACCCGATTCCTCGTTGCCACCGCTGTTGCCGGCGGCGGCGATGACGTCGCCGCCCTTGACCACGTCGCCCACACGCTTGAGCAGCGACTGGTTATTGCCGTAGATGCTCATGTACTGGCCGCCATGGTCGACGATGATCAGGTTGCCGAAACCGCGCAACCAATCGGCAAACACGACGCGGCCCTGGGCGACGCTGCGGATTTCCGCGCCTTCGCCGGCCAGGATGAAGACCCCCTTCCAGCTCGGACCGTCGCCCCGCTTGCTGCCGAAGCGCGCGGCCACGCGGCCCCCTACCGGGGCGCGCATCTGCCCTTTCAGGCTGGCGAACGCCCCCGCCGGTGCCGCTGGCGCCAGTGCGACCTCGGACGGTCGTGCGGCGGCTTCCTCGCGCGGTTCCGGCTTCACGGGCTCGCGCTGCGCGATCTTCGGTTCCGGTTTCGGTTCGGGCTTTTGCACGACCTTCGGTTCCCTGTCCTGTGCGTCCTTTTGCGCCTGGCGCTGTTCCCGGCTTTCCCGCGCCAGCCGCTCGCGCTCGGCCTTGGCCTTTGCCGCGGCGAGCGCCCGTGCTTCCGCTTCGGCCTTGGCTTTCGCCGCACGCTGCGCCGCCAGCCGTTCCTGGCGGGCCTTTTCGGCCGCGGCAGCGCGCGCCTGTTCCTCGATCAGCTTGTTCAGCCGGGTCACCAGTGCGCCCATGCGCTGTTCGTCGCGCTCGATGCGGCCCACTTCCTTGCGCTGCGTATCGAGTTTCTGCGACAGGCTGGCCACCAGCGCGGCGTGCTTCGTCTTCTGTTGTTCCAGCAGCGCTTTCTGCTGGCGTTCCTCGTCGGCGATCTCCACCAGCTCGTCGCGGGCGTTCTGCGCCTCGGCCTGGTTGGTTTCCACCGCCGCGAGGTTGGTGCGCAGCGATTCGATCAGCGCGGCCTGGGCCTGCGACACGTAGGACATCAGTTGCAGGTCGCGGTTGATGCGGTTCGGGTTGTCGCCCGAAAGCAGTAGCTTGATCCGGTCTTCGTTGCCGGCCACGTACTGCTCGCGCAACAGCTTCGCCAGCTGTCCTTTCTGGCTGGCGATGGTGCCGGCCAGCCGCTCGCGTTCGGTGGACAGCTCGGTAATCTTCGCCGTGGTGGCTTCGGTTTCGGCCGCCAGTTCGCGCAACTGGCGGTTGGCA is part of the Pseudoduganella lutea genome and encodes:
- the gspH gene encoding type II secretion system minor pseudopilin GspH; translation: MRQRGFTLIELLVVLVIIGLTLGLVTMNVAPSGRQAMQQEAQRVALLLQLARDEAIVRNRPIAFEAGAQGYRFLVREGREWKTLPQDDMLREREFKRTPMTLLLDPSTNLPGAPMRIVFGREPVDKPFVLTLAHGDVRTAVRADGIGHFTVE
- the gspG gene encoding type II secretion system major pseudopilin GspG, which encodes MKKGLHLTRRARGFTLIEIMVVVVIMGVLAALVVPKLLSRTGESKVAAAKVDIATIMQSLKLYKLDNTRYPTTEQGLQALLVKPTSGPAANGWKEGGYLEKMPKDPWGFQYQYLSPGIKGEVDVFSTGADGQPGGTGEDADIGSWEN
- the gspK gene encoding type II secretion system minor pseudopilin GspK — encoded protein: MMRGLQRQRGVAVVTALLLTTLAVTIVASLFWQQQVQVRSVENQRLHLQTRWILRGALDWARLILRQDGLDYPNFTRADGVWATPLAETRLDQYVERERVEGEDYDATLQGQIYDAQSRYNLTNLAGVKAVIDPEVKVFAQLLTVLQLDAGLARAAAEYAMRSKVAGQAGNGNAPLAFQRVEDLLAVGFPQAAVERLRDFVVVLPEATGINVNTAPAEVLAAIDEGMSLSQAQSVVASRKRKPFNDISEFTGMLQNPVPPGIVSVHSNYFLVLSQVRLDRAAMESWALIYRLPPAQGARTTVKWIREI
- the gspN gene encoding type II secretion system protein N, with the protein product MKRTFLWLLAIAITAVFTLLVFFPASWVAALVEKQTGGRLTLGDAQGTLWRGSAFVGGAASGNSAVTPLLPGRFAWKLSPLSLLGSVRMELDNPEALTQPVNFTGSWRAWQLSPAALKLPADGLAGLGAPLNTLALSGRLQLAWTSLALALENKAFLVNGVTTLQMGDMSSRLAPIRPLGSYQLALDWKGQQAAVALTSVKGPLLLTGSGQLRNGRLQFSGQAEAAAGYEDTLGNLLNLLGQRRNIGGKNIIALEFR
- a CDS encoding S41 family peptidase, which produces MGKKLKSIGLIGLGMVAGVAASMNFSALAQRIDAPLPLEELRQLSDVFGLIKTDYVENVDDKKLLQEAIAGMVSSLDPHSVYLDEKAFREMRESVQGKFVGIGIEVSTEDGYVKVVSPIEDTPAFKAGIRSGDLITRIDNVPLKGLSLDESIKKMRGEPRTKVVLTISRKGDDKPLIVPIVREEIRVQSVKAKVVEPGYVWLRISQFQEPTLDEMVKKLSSLYEKNPDIKGIVLDLRNDPGGVVPGAIGVSAAFLPKDSVVVSTNGQLADSKQTFYARPEYYAGRHPGDPLAKLPAAVKTVPLVVLVNAGSASASEIVAGALQDYKRAIVMGSTTFGKGSVQTLRQLTADTAVKLTTARYYTPKGRAIQAKGIEPDVHVDETPEGDGLNSLRLREADLEKHLSGDDKESRPVRHDELEEEQRILALAKSQKPVEFGSKDDFQLAQALNHFKGLPVKLAKADTPAEKRAGEILVKPETKTDVVKPEDKKAPPSQVK
- the gspL gene encoding type II secretion system protein GspL, with translation MTTLYINYPARAAAADIGAACAYAQVGDGGNVLQQGAGALGKLGDLVAASRKVVLLLAAADVTLLRAAVPPLTGSRLKAAIPNLVEEQLLGDPADCVFALGPAQPGGSERTVAVVQRAWLDVLVKALVQQGARTVSALPAQLCLPLAAGGVSALLANDEGGMELTLRTGPYEGIGLALPAQPDAALEVLRALAGEAPVTLYVPAAQRAHYESLLPTVTGITLEEDHWAHRIAASKAVQLDLAAGLGAASGARAQAWKQWRWPLRLALVAVLVNIVALNVEWLRMKREAEGLRQSMVQIFRAAYPNEKVVLDPAAQLRGNLARAKAGSGEMGSDDFTALAAAFGEALGGLPRRDVVAGLEYRERALIVRLKPGSVDGGALVQVQAQLAPRGLTLTETGAGTWELRAGGKS
- a CDS encoding murein hydrolase activator EnvC family protein, producing MSLNRSQRARALFAALGVAAALAFGGGDALAAAKQTNRSKQKAAAEVERAALQQKLNALKRDIGQTESAREDAADTLAESEQAISNANRQLRELAAETEATTAKITELSTERERLAGTIASQKGQLAKLLREQYVAGNEDRIKLLLSGDNPNRINRDLQLMSYVSQAQAALIESLRTNLAAVETNQAEAQNARDELVEIADEERQQKALLEQQKTKHAALVASLSQKLDTQRKEVGRIERDEQRMGALVTRLNKLIEEQARAAAAEKARQERLAAQRAAKAKAEAEARALAAAKAKAERERLARESREQRQAQKDAQDREPKVVQKPEPKPEPKIAQREPVKPEPREEAAARPSEVALAPAAPAGAFASLKGQMRAPVGGRVAARFGSKRGDGPSWKGVFILAGEGAEIRSVAQGRVVFADWLRGFGNLIIVDHGGQYMSIYGNNQSLLKRVGDVVKGGDVIAAAGNSGGNEESGLYFELRHQGRAFDPAGWVKF
- a CDS encoding prepilin-type N-terminal cleavage/methylation domain-containing protein, with protein sequence MKQRGFTLIELLVAITILAIVAVLGWRGLDSILRSRVSLTQQMEHTRGVQLAFAQLQNDLEQLARKDVIGQRQNLVADNLRLIFVRTHAPDQGPTQLVVVSYRLRDGVLARRESAATRDLVQLDALWQAAVSDADPVQGVALHAGVSGMGVRLWVNGAWTAPQNSTGGAVNEPDGLEMSLQLMREPNPMVKVLLLGDT
- a CDS encoding HesA/MoeB/ThiF family protein, which produces MNDQQLLRYSRHILLDEIGIEGQQKLLSARVLVIGAGGLGSPAVLYLASAGVGHLTIVDDDDVDLTNLQRQIAHTTARVGQPKALSARESVAAINPDVQVTALVERVDDARLAELAAASDVVLDCTDNFATRHAVNRACVAARVPLVSGAVIRFDGQVSVFDPRHDGAPCYSCLFPQDQAFEDVACSTMGVFAPLVGVVGAMQAAEALKIVMGIGTSLAGRLLLLDGLRMEWSSIGVGRAGGCPVCGQ
- the gspI gene encoding type II secretion system minor pseudopilin GspI: MKRSANGKQAGFTLLEVLVALFIVGTALVAALQAIGSLTRNSEGLRTTMMATWSAENRLVQIRLGKVFPSVGKTSFACPQGDLQLQCEEEVIISPNPLLRRVEVSVYDAARPQRRIIKLVQLVLKER
- the gspM gene encoding type II secretion system protein GspM, translating into MSDVRNGLAGLRASAAGFWSARTEQERRFLTAGSIVVGLALVYAILVDPALTGRERLRKELPALRQQTAEMQALAAQAAQLGAQAPAQVQPLSRDRLNATLAARGLDPQNLAVTGDYVKVDFKGVQFAGLVTWLDAARREERLAVQEAKIGTPGGKEDSAGLVDATLTLRQEAGSR